GACGTGATCAGCGACGCGGGCGCGGGAATGCGCGCGTCCGGGTGGGGGTGACGATGCCGGTGACCGGCTGATCGTGCACCTCGCGGGGAACCCGCTCCACCAACTCAGAATCATAGATGACCGCATACACCGGGGGACTGTGCTCCATGGAGCCCAGGGTCTTGTCGTAGTAGCCGCGGCCCCAGCCCAGCCGCCACCCCTCCTCGTCGATCGCGGCGGCGGGGATGACGAGCAGGTCGACGTCGTTCACCGCGATCGGCCCGAGCACCTCGCCGATCGGCTCCGGCACCCCGTATGCGCCCTCGATCTCCTCGCCGTCCGGCGTCGCCACCGCCCAGTCGAGCAAGCCGTCCTCGCGCGTGACGGGCAGCAGCACGCGCAGGCCGCGCGCGACTGCCGCGTTCAGGAACGGGCGGGTGCTCGGCTCGATCGTGGTCGACAGGTAGCAGGCGATCGAGGTGGCGCCGTGCTCGGCGACGAGCGCATCGAGCTGCCGCGCGATCCCCTCGGCCGCAGCCTGACGCTGGGCATCGGAGAGCATCTGCCGACGCTCCCGCATCTCGGCGCGCAGGGCGCGCTTCTCGTGCTCGACGGGCTCCGGCATGGCCCGATTCTACGGGCGAGGTGTAATCACGGGCCGGTCATCTAGTGTGGTTTGCATGGAACCCGCGAAGATCAAGGCGGTGATGCCCGTCGCAGGACTGGGCACGCGCTTCCTCCCCGCCACCAAGGCGACCCCCAAGGAGATGCTTCCGGTGGTCGACAAGCCGGCGATCCAGTACGTCGTGGAGGAGGCGGTTGCCGCCGGGATCCGCGACGTGCTCATGATCATCGGACGCAACAAGAACGCGATCGCCAACCACTTCGACTCCGTGCCGGAGCTCGAGGAGAAGCTCGAGGCCAAGGGCGACGAGGCCAAGCTCGGCCGCGTGCGCGCCTCGAGCGGCCTCGCCGACGTCCACCTGCTCCGCCAGGGCGAGCCCAAGGGCCTCGGCCACGCCGTCTCGCGTGCGCGGTCGCACGTGGGCGACGCGCCGTTCGTGGTGATGCTGGGCGACGACCTCATCGACGAGCGCGACCCGCTGCTTCCCACCATGATCGACGTCCACGAGAAGAAGGCCGCCATGGTCATCGCGCTCATGGAGGTCGACCCCGATCACATCCACCTGTACGGCTGCGCATCGGTCGAGCCGACCGACATGCCCGACGTCGTCAAGGTCGTCGACCTCGTGGAGAAGCCGTCCAAGGAGGACGCGCCGTCGAATCTCGCGATCATCGGCCGCTACCTGCTCACGCCGGCGATCTTCGAGGTGCTCGAGCACACGCAGCCGGGCAAGGGCGGCGAGATCCAGCTGACCGACGCCCTCAAGGAGTTCGCCACCGACCCCGAGAAGGTCGATGTGTACGGCGTCGTGTTCCGCGGCCGTCGCTACGACACCGGCGATAAGCTCGACTACATCAAGGCGATCATGCGGATCGCTGCGGATCGCGACGACCTCGGCCCCGAGCTGCGGCCCTGGATCAAGGAGTTCGCCGCTTCGCTCTGATCGCACGAAGGAGAGCCGGATGGAAGCGCTGCATTCCCGTCAGCACGGCGCGTATTCCGTCCGGCTCATCCGTCCCCGCGACGCGCGTGATCTGCAGCACGAGCTCATGACCAACCGCTCGTGGCTGCGGCCGTGGGAGGCGACGAACCCGCACGGGGCCGTCTCGCTCGACATGCGGTACGCGATCCGGCGGCTGCTGCAGCAGTACAAGGACGGCGCGGGACTGCCGCTCGTCATGGAGCACGAGGGGCGCCTGGCCGGTCAGCTCAACGTGTGGGGCATCGCCCGCGGCTCGCTCGAGTCGGCGACGATCGGGTACTGGGTGAGCGAGCGCTTCGCCGGCCTCGGCATCACGCCCACGTGCGTGGCCATGGCCACCGACATCTGCTTCGAGGAGCTCGGGCTGCACCGGATGGAGATCTGCATCCGGCCCGAGAACGTCGCCAGCCTGCGTGTGGTCGAGAAGCTCGGCTTCCGGTACGAGGGGCTCCGCCGCCGCTACATCCACATCGACGGCGACTGGCGCGATCACTACGCGTTCGCGCTGGTGCGCGAGGACGTTCCCGAGGGCGTGCTGAACCGCTGGATCAGCGGTCGGGTGCCCGCGGACGCGGCGCACGTGCCGCCGGTGGACCGCCAGACGCACTGACCGCAGGCCGCCGCCCGCGCCGATCCGCGCGACACACGCCGGCCGGTGCGGAATATTCCCGCGGCGTCGCCTACCGTTGCGAGCATGGATGGGGGCCAGGTACTCGGCGGCGGGGTCGTGATGCTCGTCGCCGTCGTGCTCTGGCTCGTCTACCTGCTGCCGACCTGGATCAACCGCTCGCGGTACGACGCCGCCGAGCGCAACGCCGTCCGGCTCGGGCGCGCGCTGCGCGTGCTGGCCGAGACCACCGAGTCGCCGGCCGAGGTGCGCGTGGAGCTCACCGCCCGCCAGGCGCACCTCCAGCAGAAGCTCGCGCGGCGCGCGCAGGCCGAGGTGGAGCGCCTGCAGCGGGAGCGCGAGAAGATCGCGGCACAGGAGCAGCGCCTCGAGCGCGACCGCGAGCGCCAGGAGCTCGAGCGCCGGCGCCGCGAGGTCCGTGCCGCCCAGCGCGCGCTCAACGCGGGCCGCCGCATGGCCCGCGCGCGGCGGATCGTGCGCCTGTCGGCGCTGGCCGCGGTCGTCTCGGGCATCGGCCTGACCGTGTGGGGCACGCTGGCGTTCGCCGCGGGCCCCGGCATGCTGCTCGGCGGCGTGGGGCTGTCGGTGCTCGGCATCGTGGTGCTCAACCGGATGGCGCACGTGGCGCGCCGCGTCCGCGCTCCGCGCCCCGTGCCGGCTCCCGTGGTCGCCCGCCGAGAGTCGTCGCCGCTGATCAACCCCGAGGACCGCGGCTGGACGCCCCGCACGCTGCCGGCGCCGCTCGTGGCGACCGCCGGCTCGCGCGCCGCGGGCGAGGTCGCGGCGCAGAGCGCGCGCGAGGCCCTGCTGCAGGCCGCCCGCGAGGAGGCCCTGCGCACCCGCGTCGAGGAGCGGACGCCCGCTCCGGTGCCGCTCACGGCGGCCGAGGAATCGCGCTATGCCCGCATGGGCTACGTCGACGACGCCGAGATCGAGAGCCACGTGCGCGAACTGCTCGCACGTCGCGCGGCGGGGTGAGCGTGGACGGAACGCCCCGCCGGATCTGGTAACGTATCTGAGGTTCACGGGCCTATGGCGCAGTTGGTAGCGCGTCTCGTTCGCAATGAGAAGGTCAGGGGTTCGAATCCCCTTAGGTCCACCAGAATCGATGTGCCCCGTCAGATGGCGGGGCACATCGCGTATCCGGGCGGCATCGCCGCTCGCGCGACGGGCACGCGGAGTCGGAGCATGCGGACAGGGCAGACGGATCGCGCGATCGAGGCCGCGATCGCGGCCGAGGCCCGGTCGGCGGGCATCGTGCTCGATGACGCGCAGAGCGTGGCCGCCTCTCGTCTGGCGCGACTGGCGGGCCCGATCGGCGATCCCGACGAGCGTCCGGTCGGCGTGTACCTGCACGGACCGGCCGGCCGCGGCAAGACCTGGCTCGCCGATGCGTTCCTGCGGGCGGTGCCCGATGCGCGCACGCGGCGCGTCCACTTCCACGGTTTCCTCGAGGAGCTGCATCGCGCGATCTTCGCGCGGCGGATCGACGCGGCGCCGGCGCAGGTCGATGCCGTCGCCGGCGCGATCGACGACACGATCGGCGATGCGGAGGTGCTGGTCTTCGACGAGTTCCACGTGCACGATCCGGGTGACGCGCGCCTGCTCACGCTGCTGCTGCAGCGGGTCGCCGATCGCGGCATCGCCGTGGTGGCCACGTCGAACTACGCGCCGGCGCAGCTGCTGCCCAACCCGATCTGGCACCACCTGTTCGAGCCGGGGATCGCCCTGATCGAGGAGCGGTTCGACATCGTGCCGCTCGAGGGCCCCCGGGACTACCGCGAGGGCGGGGTAGCCCGCGATGGGTTCGCGGCGGGACGCTGGATCGTCGCCGATGCCGCGCCGGGGGAGCCGACGACGCGGCTCGAGGTGCGCGGCAGGGAGTTCGAGGTCGTCGCCGCCGGCGACGGGGAGCTCACGATCACCTTCGCGCAGCTGTGCGAGGCACCGACCTCGGCGATCGAGTACCTCGACTGGGCGACCCGCTACCCGCGCTGGACGGTGCGCGATGTGCCGTCGCTCGCCGCCGTGCCGCCGCCGGCGCGGCAGCGCTTCGTCAACGCGATCGACGTCCTGGTCGATCGCGGGGTGCGCGCCGCGTTCACCTCGGCGCTGACCCTCGAGGCCTTCATCGCCTCGGCCCACGACGCGGGCCCCGACGCCCCGCGCCTCACGAGCCGGCTGCGGCTGCTGCGCGCGGAGCGGCCGCTCGCCGACGCGCGGGTGGCGGGCTAGGCGCGCTCGAAGACGAGCTGGAACTCGACGAAGCCCTCGGGCTCCACTCGCACGAAGCCGAGGTTCGGCGCCGTGACCCCGTAGTCCGCGAACGGGGCGGTGCCGTCGGCGGCCGGTCCCGCGACCGGCTCGGTCAGCCGGAACGTGGCCGCGGGATACTCGGCGGTCGAGAGCGCCTGATCGCGACATCGACGGTGAACTCCCCGCTCTGTAATCGGCGAATGGCACCGGCATCGCGCGCGAATTCGCGCGGCGTGGCACCATGTCGCGTAAGGGGATGGAGAAGCCGCGTGAAGGTGCCTTTCGTCACGGGCGAGTTCGTGGTGGTGGACGGGGTCGCGTACCCGCGCTACGACCCGGGATACGGCGTGAGCAACCGGCCGGGGGAGATCTCGCTCGGGGCACCGGGTGACCCCGCCACGTGGGCGATGCGCGTCGCGGCGGATGATCACCGCGTGGTCTCCGTCCAGCCCACGGCGAAGCTCCACGGGGTCCCGGTCTTCGACCTGCGGTACCACCCCGACATCCGCCGGGTCAGCTTCAAGGTGCTCAGCGAGTACGCGCCGGAGCTGCGCGCGGCAGGTCTGCAGCTGGACGTCGACCACGACTACAAGGGCCTTGAGCATCGGGGAACGGCCGCGGCCGCGGAGTTCACGGATTTCGAGGACGGCATTCCTGAGGAACTGCGCGGGCTGGTGTGAGCAGCTGCAGGGCCTTCACCGGCCGCGGCGGACACCGGGCGGTTCCGGGTGCGAGGGAGCGGTGCCCATCGCCGATCGTGCTTCGGCGCCCGTACGTTTGAGAACGTGAGCTTCATCCGCTCGGAGGTCAGGAGGACCCTCGCATGAGTTTTCCCGTGCCGTACACCGTCGCAGGTCCGGTCTCACAGGAGACGATCGAGCGCTTCGGGCACATCGTGTCGATCGATCTGGAGAACGTCTGGAAGGACGAGGGCCAGCTGATCACGGCGGACGGTTTCATCCGCGCGATCGATCCGGCGCCGCTGCTGCCGTTGATGGATCAGCTGCTGCCGGCGATCCCGGGGGCGGTGCCGTTGTTTGCGACGGCGTGGGGCGACCTCGTCGTCGCCCACAGCGACACCCCTGATCACGCGCTCGCGGAGAAGCACAAGCTGACGCTCGTTCTGTTCCGGTTCGGCTTCTACCGGCACTTCCTCAACGTCCCCGTTCTGGCGTTCGACTTGTTGGTGAGCGAGGACACCCAGGTCGGCCCCCTCGCCCGTGACTTCCATGGCCGCGGCGTCGCGTATGCCGACGCCGTCGCGGCGCTCGGCGTGCCCGAGATCGACGAGTGCTTCGGGTTCGTGCTGCCGTTGTCGGCGGGCGGTGCGAACGAGGTGTCGAACCTCACGCGTCGCAGACTCGTCGAGCACCTGGCGTTCCTGGTGCAGATGGGCGGGCCGCCGCGCGACCTGGACGAGCTGGACCCGCCGAAGACCGCTCCGGATCCCGACGATCTTCCGGAGCGTGTGCCGACTCCCGCCGAGTCGCAACTGATCGAGCAGGGCTCCGCTCTGCTGCTCAAGGTGAACCCGACCGAGGACTTCGACTTCCGTCCCCTCCCGGAGTTCGGGGCGGTGTACGTGTGGCAGCGCGGGTTCGGCACGGGCCAGATCATCGTCGCCCCGGGTGACGAGGTGCTCTACGGCAACTCGATGCTGTCGGACGCGCAGCTGATCGAGCTGTGGCGCCAGGGGCGGCGCACTCCGATCGAGAAGTTCGACGTCCGCCGATGAACGACATGGTCGAGACGGCGCTCAGAAGTGTCCGATCGGACGAGCGGCACCGGGCCGACCGCGCACACCTCGGTGCTGCCCCTCGAGGCCTTCATCGCCTCGGCCCACGACACGCGCCCGACGCCTCGCGCCTTACGAGCCGGCTGCGGCGGTCGCGCGCTAGGAGCGCTCGAACACCAGCTGGAACTCGACGAAGCCCTCGGGCTCCACGCTCACGAAGCCGAGGTTCGGCGCGGTGACGCCGTAGTCGGCGAACGTGATCGGGATGCTGCCGGCCACGTGAATCCGCTCCCCATCCGAGACGGCCTCGATCGGCACCGTGACGGCCTGGGTCACGCCGCGCAGCGTGAGCTCGCCGGCGGCATCGAACGCGGCGGTGCCGCCGGCGACCGGCCCCGTGACGGCGACCGGCTGGGTCAGGCGGAAGCTCGCCTCAGGGTACTCGTCCGTCGACAGCGCCTGGTCGCGGAAGTACGCGTCGCGCTCGGCGGCGTCGGTGGCGATGCTCGCGACGTCGACGGTGAACTCCGCCTGCTGCAGGGCGAGCCCGTCGATGACCGCCGTGCCCGAGACCTCCTCGGTGCGGCCGACCACCGTGACGTCCTCGCCGGCGAGCACCTCGTCGACGCGATACCCCGCGAACGAACCGTCGGCGACGGCCCAGGTGCCGGTGAGGTCCGACACCGCCGCGCCGGCCGAGGGCGTCGCGCCGTCGGACGGCACGGACGGGGCCGCCGGCTGCTCGCCCACGATCACGTCGCGATAGAACGCGGGACCCCAGATCAGGGCGACGGCCCCCACCACGACAAGCAGAGCGAGGGCGACGAGCAGGGCGATGACGCGGCGGCGACGGGGGCGCGAGGGGGAGGTCATGCCTCGAGTCTGAGGCACGAACCCGCACGGGACCAGGAGGTTTCGGTCGTATGAACGCTCCGTGACGACTGGGCGACACGCCCGGGTGCACGGCCCGGTTTGCCCGAACCCCCGCAACGGCGTAATGTTTTCTCTGTCGCCGCCAAGCGGTGAGGTTGAGCCGGAAGGTTCCCACCCCAAGCAAGCGACACAAACCCCCGATGAAGATCCTCGCAGGAGGGTGTCTGACTCGTGGGACGAATGCCCCGGAGGGCCACGGCGGGAGTCGTGGGGCTGGGTGCGTCCGATCCTTGAGAACTCAACAGCGTGCACTTGTCAAATGCCAAATAACCTCGTCGGCTGACTTTGGTCAGTCGTGAGATTCCTTTGGATCAATTTTTGGAAGTCAGTTTTGACATCCTTTTTTGGTCATGATTGAACTCGCTGCAGCAGTGATCGTTTTCCCGGTCGTGTTGTGGCTTTCGTTTTTTACGGAGAGTTTGATCCTGGCTCAGGATGAACGCTGGCGGCGTGCTTAACACATGCAAGTCGAACGGTGAAGCTCCAGCTTGCTGGAGTGGATCAGTGGCGAACGGGTGAGTAACACGTGAGCAACCTGCCCCTGACTCTGGGATAACAGTCGGAAACGACTGCTAATACCGGATACGCACCGCGGAGGCATCTCCTGTGGTGGGAAAGATTTTTCGGTTGGGGATGGGCTCGCGGCCTATCAGCTTGTTGGTGAGGTAATGGCTCACCAAGGCGTCGACGGGTAGCCGGCCTGAGAGGGTGACCGGCCACACTGGGACTGAGACACGGCCCAGACTCCTACGGGAGGCAGCAGTGGGGAATATTGCACAATGGGCGAAAGCCTGATGCAGCAACGCCGCGTGAGGGATGACGGCCTTCGGGTTGTAAACCTCTTTTAGCAGGGAAGAAGCGAAAGTGACGGTACCTGCAGAAAAAGCGCCGGCTAACTACGTGCCAGCAGCCGCGGTAATACGTAGGGCGCAAGCGTTATCCGGAATTATTGGGCGTAAAGAGCTCGTAGGCGGTTTGTCGCGTCTGCTGTGAAAACTGGAGGCTCAACCTCCAGCCTGCAGTGGGTACGGGCAGACTAGAGTGCGGTAGGGGAGATTGGAATTCCTGGTGTAGCGGTGGAATGCGCAGATATCAGGAGGAACACCGATGGCGAAGGCAGATCTCTGGGCCGTAACTGACGCTGAGGAGCGAAAGGGTGGGGAGCAAACAGGCTTAGATACCCTGGTAGTCCACCCCGTAAACGTTGGGAACTAGTTGTGGGGGCCTTTCCACGGTCTCCGTGACGCAGCTAACGCATTAAGTTCCCCGCCTGGGGAGTACGGCCGCAAGGCTAAAACTCAAAGGAATTGACGGGGACCCGCACAAGCGGCGGAGCATGCGGATTAATTCGATGCAACGCGAAGAACCTTACCAAGGCTTGACATATACGAGAACGGGCTAGAAATAGTCAACTCTTTGGACACTCGTATACAGGTGGTGCATGGTTGTCGTCAGCTCGTGTCGTGAGATGTTGGGTTAAGTCCCGCAACGAGCGCAACCCTCGTTCTCTGTTGCCAGCACGTAATGGTGGGAACTCAGGGGATACTGCCGGGGTCAACTCGGAGGAAGGTGGGGATGACGTCAAATCATCATGCCCCTTATGTCTTGGGCTTCACGCATGCTACAATGGCCGGTACAAAGGGCTGCAATACCGTGAGGTGGAGCGAATCCCAAAAAGCCGGTCCCAGTTCGGATTGAGGTCTGCAACTCGACCTCATGAAGTCGGAGTCGCTAGTAATCGCAGATCAGCAACGCTGCGGTGAATACGTTCCCGGGTCTTGTACACACCGCCCGTCAAGTCATGAAAGTCGGTAACACCTGAAGCCGGTGGCCTAACCCTTGTGGAGGGAGCCGTCGAAGGTGGGATCGGTAATTAGGACTAAGTCGTAACAAGGTAGCCGTACCGGAAGGTGCGGCTGGATCACCTCCTTTCTAAGGAGCATCTGGCACTCTTCGGGTGTCCAGGCGCCGGATCATCACCGAATGTGTGATGCCGGTTAGCTCATGGGTGGAACATTTGACATGCCGTCAGCGCAGCTGGCTGGCTCTAGTACGTCGCTTCGGTGGCTGGAACGGGTTGGTTGGTGAGCGGGGCGGCTGCACGCTGTTGGGTCCTGAAGGACCGGGCACATGACCTTTGGGTTGTGTGTGCGCCTCCTTCGGATGGACCTATCTTGAAGCCGTGTTTCGGTGGATGGGTGGGTGCCGCCCGTACTTTGAGAACTACACAGTGGACGCGAGCATCTTAAAGAAGCGAACATAGACATTTTTGTTTATGGCTCATGCGATTTTGTAAGTCTTTAAGAGCAAACGGTGGATGCCTTGGCATCTGGAGCCGAAGAAGGACGTAGCAATCTGCGATAAGCCTCGGGGAGCTGATAAGCGAGCTTTGATCCGTGGATGTCCGAATGGGGAAACCCCGCCAGGCGCACTTGTGTGACCTGGTGACTCCCGCCTGAATATATAGGGCGGGTAGAGGGAACGTGGGGAAGTGAAACATCTCAGTACCCACAGGAAGAGAAAACAACCGTGATTCCGTGAGTAGTGGCGAGCGAAAGCGGAAGAGGCTAAACCGGGTGTGTGTGATAGCCGGCAGGCGTTGCATGCCCGGGGTTGCGGGACCCACTTGAACCTTCTGCCGAGGGTTCGACGTGACAGAAGCGTGTAGACGAACGGTCTTGAATGGCCGGCCAGAGAAGGTGCCAGCCCTGTAGTCGAAATGCGTGTTCTGGCGTAGTGGGGATCCCAAGTAGCACGGGGCCCGAGAAATCCCGTGTGAATCTGTCAGGACCACCTGATAAGCCTAAATACTCCCAGATGACCGATAGCGGACAAGTACCGTGAGGGAAAGGTGAAAAGTACCCCGGGAGGGGAGTGAAATAGTACCTGAAACCGTTTGCTTACAAACCGTCGGAGCCACCCTGGTTGTGGTGACGGCGTGCCTTTTGAAGAATGAGCCTGCGAGTTAGTGATACGTGGCGAGGTTAACCCGTGTGGGGAAGCCGTAGCGAAAGCGAGTCTGAATAGGGCGATTCAGTCGCGTGTCCTAGACCCGAAGCGAAGTGATCTATCCATGGCCAGGTTGAAGCGACGGTAAGACGTCGTGGAGGACCGAACCCACTTAGGTTGAAAACTGAGGGGATGAGCTGTGGATAGGGGTGAAAGGCCAATCAAACTTCGTGATAGCTGGTTCTCTCCGAAATGCATTTAGGTGCAGCGTTGCGTGTTTCTTGCCGGAGGTAGAGCTACTGGATGGCCGATGGGCCTCACCAGGTTACTGACGTCAGCCAAACTCCGAATGCCGGTAAGTGAGAGCGCAGCAGTGAGACTGTGGGGGATAAGCTTCATAGTCGAGAGGGAAACAACCCAGATCGCCAACTAAGGTCCCAAAGCGTGTGCTAAGTGGGAAAGGATGTGGAGTTGCTTAGACAACCAGGAGGTTGGCTTAGAAGCAGCCACCCTTGAAAGAGTGCGTAATAGCTCACTGGTCAAGTGATTCCGCGCCGACAATGTAACGGGGCTCAAGCACACCACCGAAGTTGCGGCATTGACACTTTTGGTAGGCCTTCGTGGTCCAGCCGTGTTGATGGGTAGGAGAGCGTCGTGTGGCCAGCGAAGCGGCGGAGTGATCCAGCCGTGGAGGCCACACGAGTGAGAATGCAGGCATGAGTAGCGAATGACGTGTGAGAAACACGTCCTCCGAAAGACCAAGGGTTCCAGGGTCAAGCTAATCTTCCCTGGGTAAGTCGGGACCTAAGGCGAGGCCGACAGGCGTAGTCGATGGACAACGGGTTGATATTCCCGTACCGGCGAAGAACCGCCCAAGCCAATCCAGTGGTGCTAAGCGCCCGAATCCATCCACCGTCA
This genomic interval from Microbacterium sediminis contains the following:
- a CDS encoding YceI family protein; this encodes MTSPSRPRRRRVIALLVALALLVVVGAVALIWGPAFYRDVIVGEQPAAPSVPSDGATPSAGAAVSDLTGTWAVADGSFAGYRVDEVLAGEDVTVVGRTEEVSGTAVIDGLALQQAEFTVDVASIATDAAERDAYFRDQALSTDEYPEASFRLTQPVAVTGPVAGGTAAFDAAGELTLRGVTQAVTVPIEAVSDGERIHVAGSIPITFADYGVTAPNLGFVSVEPEGFVEFQLVFERS
- a CDS encoding 5-formyltetrahydrofolate cyclo-ligase, producing MPEPVEHEKRALRAEMRERRQMLSDAQRQAAAEGIARQLDALVAEHGATSIACYLSTTIEPSTRPFLNAAVARGLRVLLPVTREDGLLDWAVATPDGEEIEGAYGVPEPIGEVLGPIAVNDVDLLVIPAAAIDEEGWRLGWGRGYYDKTLGSMEHSPPVYAVIYDSELVERVPREVHDQPVTGIVTPTRTRAFPRPRR
- a CDS encoding T6SS immunity protein Tdi1 domain-containing protein, giving the protein MSFPVPYTVAGPVSQETIERFGHIVSIDLENVWKDEGQLITADGFIRAIDPAPLLPLMDQLLPAIPGAVPLFATAWGDLVVAHSDTPDHALAEKHKLTLVLFRFGFYRHFLNVPVLAFDLLVSEDTQVGPLARDFHGRGVAYADAVAALGVPEIDECFGFVLPLSAGGANEVSNLTRRRLVEHLAFLVQMGGPPRDLDELDPPKTAPDPDDLPERVPTPAESQLIEQGSALLLKVNPTEDFDFRPLPEFGAVYVWQRGFGTGQIIVAPGDEVLYGNSMLSDAQLIELWRQGRRTPIEKFDVRR
- the galU gene encoding UTP--glucose-1-phosphate uridylyltransferase GalU encodes the protein MEPAKIKAVMPVAGLGTRFLPATKATPKEMLPVVDKPAIQYVVEEAVAAGIRDVLMIIGRNKNAIANHFDSVPELEEKLEAKGDEAKLGRVRASSGLADVHLLRQGEPKGLGHAVSRARSHVGDAPFVVMLGDDLIDERDPLLPTMIDVHEKKAAMVIALMEVDPDHIHLYGCASVEPTDMPDVVKVVDLVEKPSKEDAPSNLAIIGRYLLTPAIFEVLEHTQPGKGGEIQLTDALKEFATDPEKVDVYGVVFRGRRYDTGDKLDYIKAIMRIAADRDDLGPELRPWIKEFAASL
- the zapE gene encoding cell division protein ZapE, which produces MRTGQTDRAIEAAIAAEARSAGIVLDDAQSVAASRLARLAGPIGDPDERPVGVYLHGPAGRGKTWLADAFLRAVPDARTRRVHFHGFLEELHRAIFARRIDAAPAQVDAVAGAIDDTIGDAEVLVFDEFHVHDPGDARLLTLLLQRVADRGIAVVATSNYAPAQLLPNPIWHHLFEPGIALIEERFDIVPLEGPRDYREGGVARDGFAAGRWIVADAAPGEPTTRLEVRGREFEVVAAGDGELTITFAQLCEAPTSAIEYLDWATRYPRWTVRDVPSLAAVPPPARQRFVNAIDVLVDRGVRAAFTSALTLEAFIASAHDAGPDAPRLTSRLRLLRAERPLADARVAG
- a CDS encoding GNAT family N-acetyltransferase, whose amino-acid sequence is MEALHSRQHGAYSVRLIRPRDARDLQHELMTNRSWLRPWEATNPHGAVSLDMRYAIRRLLQQYKDGAGLPLVMEHEGRLAGQLNVWGIARGSLESATIGYWVSERFAGLGITPTCVAMATDICFEELGLHRMEICIRPENVASLRVVEKLGFRYEGLRRRYIHIDGDWRDHYAFALVREDVPEGVLNRWISGRVPADAAHVPPVDRQTH